The Parasedimentitalea marina genome window below encodes:
- the repA gene encoding plasmid partitioning protein RepA — protein sequence MKTVETSSIAASIASNAARLSDALNNHMRNSFQPDSRKALRKFHPAEVSELTGISMSNLRTRHQESDFPDVEADSRGRRLYTAEEIDQIRHVMARTGRNGETYLPGRRDGDALQVVSIVNFKGGSSKTTSAIHLAQRYALRGYRVLAVDMDPQASLTTMFGYRPEIEFAESGTIYDALKYEDPVPLSQVIRKTYFHNLDLAPAGLLLSEYETETAYALQHKLDPPFTQRLAIALDEVEANYDIVIIDCPPQLGFTTMTALLASTGLLITVVPSMLDVASMAQFLEMAGETVQALEEAAGPVDWNFLKFLIARYEPTDVPQSQMAGFLRSILLDQVLNTPMLKSTAISDAGMTQQTIYELDPSQVVKKTLGRILESVNGVADEFEKTIQQAWGRETD from the coding sequence ATGAAAACTGTAGAAACCAGTTCTATTGCAGCATCGATTGCTTCAAACGCGGCACGCCTGTCCGACGCGCTCAACAATCATATGCGCAACAGTTTTCAACCTGACAGCCGAAAAGCATTGCGTAAATTTCACCCAGCAGAAGTGTCTGAACTGACCGGCATCAGCATGTCGAACTTAAGAACCCGACATCAGGAGAGCGACTTTCCGGATGTTGAGGCGGATTCCAGGGGTCGCAGGCTCTATACAGCAGAAGAGATCGACCAAATCCGCCACGTGATGGCGCGCACCGGGCGAAACGGTGAGACCTATCTTCCGGGACGCCGTGATGGGGATGCCCTTCAGGTCGTTTCTATCGTAAATTTTAAGGGCGGCTCGAGCAAAACCACCAGTGCGATTCACTTAGCACAGCGCTATGCATTGCGGGGATACCGAGTTCTTGCAGTCGACATGGATCCGCAGGCCAGCCTGACGACAATGTTTGGCTATCGCCCGGAAATTGAATTCGCTGAGAGCGGCACGATTTACGATGCCCTGAAATACGAAGACCCGGTTCCATTGAGCCAGGTCATCCGGAAAACCTATTTTCATAATCTGGATCTGGCGCCGGCTGGCCTGTTGTTGTCCGAGTACGAGACCGAGACCGCCTATGCGCTTCAGCACAAACTCGATCCTCCATTCACCCAGCGTTTGGCCATTGCACTCGACGAAGTCGAAGCAAATTATGATATTGTCATTATAGACTGCCCGCCTCAGCTTGGGTTCACGACAATGACCGCTCTGCTTGCATCAACGGGTCTGCTTATTACTGTTGTTCCAAGCATGCTGGATGTGGCTTCTATGGCGCAATTCCTTGAAATGGCTGGAGAAACTGTTCAAGCCTTAGAGGAAGCCGCAGGACCGGTTGATTGGAATTTCCTTAAGTTTCTAATCGCCCGTTATGAACCTACGGATGTACCACAGTCACAAATGGCCGGGTTTTTGCGGTCCATTCTGCTTGACCAAGTCCTGAACACACCGATGTTGAAATCCACGGCGATCTCGGATGCAGGGATGACACAGCAGACAATTTATGAGCTGGATCCCTCGCAAGTCGTCAAGAAAACGCTTGGGCGCATCCTGGAGAGCGTGAACGGCGTAGCCGACGAATTCGAGAAAACTATCCAGCAAGCTTGGGGAAGGGAAACTGACTGA
- a CDS encoding Bug family tripartite tricarboxylate transporter substrate binding protein gives MSRPCIKFDNTSHQKILVLKLLGMLRLLVARTREDAWAANWAAAAHSNQAQRQGGGKVGVQLQAHCHDLIECCAHCEGRRKKPGIKIAKSMREKTMTKADKFSLNRRQMLAGGTAAMGAMAITIPATQALASGYPERPISIVVMYGAGGGTDTIMRKLASEMAAAKGWKVNVINKPGAVGAVATNYVHAQAADGYTVLGGANYNKFVRVMGHVDFVPWEEWSFFQAASALASWSVPIDSPFQTFDDVVQAAKANPGSISISTSGTGGLWHELAMIVGSFAGITLNYIPYKGGKNATLAGMQGEVDIAGGGVHEHIELIRAGKMRCLQQTGTEDIVLDDGTVLPTVGNLLPSIASFLPVGPTYNFIMKRDTPVDIQAQVEEAFIAAANSAGFGEMLDKNSSN, from the coding sequence ATGTCACGACCATGCATCAAATTTGATAATACCTCGCATCAAAAAATATTGGTTCTCAAGCTTCTAGGAATGCTGAGACTGCTTGTTGCGAGAACGAGGGAGGATGCTTGGGCAGCAAATTGGGCTGCCGCAGCGCATTCAAATCAGGCGCAACGACAAGGTGGTGGAAAAGTTGGTGTTCAGCTTCAAGCCCACTGTCACGACCTGATTGAATGCTGTGCGCATTGCGAGGGAAGGCGAAAAAAACCCGGAATTAAGATCGCAAAATCAATGAGGGAGAAGACGATGACCAAAGCAGATAAGTTTAGCCTAAACAGGCGCCAGATGCTGGCAGGCGGCACGGCGGCAATGGGCGCAATGGCTATTACCATACCGGCGACGCAAGCGTTGGCCTCGGGCTATCCGGAGCGGCCAATTTCCATTGTGGTCATGTATGGCGCCGGTGGCGGCACCGACACAATTATGCGCAAGTTGGCCTCTGAAATGGCGGCTGCGAAGGGTTGGAAAGTCAATGTTATCAATAAGCCTGGGGCTGTTGGTGCAGTGGCAACAAATTACGTTCACGCACAAGCGGCGGATGGCTACACTGTTTTGGGCGGCGCCAATTATAATAAATTTGTCCGGGTTATGGGGCACGTGGATTTTGTACCATGGGAAGAGTGGAGCTTTTTCCAGGCCGCAAGCGCGCTGGCCAGTTGGTCGGTGCCGATAGATTCACCGTTCCAAACTTTTGATGATGTGGTTCAGGCTGCAAAAGCTAATCCGGGTAGCATTAGTATTTCGACTTCTGGCACCGGTGGCCTGTGGCATGAACTGGCAATGATCGTTGGATCTTTTGCCGGAATTACATTGAACTATATACCGTACAAGGGCGGAAAAAATGCGACCCTCGCCGGGATGCAAGGCGAAGTTGATATTGCTGGCGGCGGTGTTCATGAGCATATCGAGCTGATCCGCGCGGGTAAGATGCGATGCTTACAGCAAACTGGAACCGAAGATATTGTGTTGGACGATGGAACTGTTTTGCCGACAGTGGGCAACCTCTTGCCGTCAATCGCTTCGTTCCTACCTGTTGGCCCCACTTACAACTTCATCATGAAGCGTGACACTCCAGTTGATATTCAGGCCCAGGTAGAAGAGGCGTTTATCGCTGCGGCCAATTCAGCCGGGTTCGGCGAGATGCTGGATAAAAATTCTTCCAACTGA